AGCAGCAGGTATAAGTATTTTTTCATCAGAAATCGTTTTTTACCTAGCTGTCCTGCTTATCTGGCGTCCCGAATGAAGCATTCTATCACCGCTGAATGACTTGTTCTTCCCTGATAAGATGCTTCGCAAACTCAGCATGACAGACGTTTTTTGGCTCTGCCACCCCTCCTACTCGCCCGGGTGGTAGCTTTTCTCCACGTGCTGCTGCACATCTTCGGGGTAAAACCACACGTCTTTAAACCGGCCTTCGCAGTAGAGCGGCGCCTGGTCGGTGAAGTGAGGGCTAGCGGGCTGGCTGCTGGCGCCGCCCGTCACCACCGAGCGGGCCACCACGCGGGGCCCAAACTCGACCACCGCCACGAAGCTGTTGCCCACGTAGCCGTAGCGCTTCTTGGTGCCGGGCCAGGTGTGGGCGCCGAAGGCCGCGAGGCTGCCCCAGGCCGACGAGGTGAAGGCCACCGGCCGGCTGTGCTGGGTATCGTCAAAGGTTTCGTTAATCTGGCCGGTTAGGCGCTGGTAACGATTCACCTCGCCCCACGGCACCTGCCAGGAGCCGAAGTCGCGCTTCAGCTCGGCCTGGGTTTCGGCCAGGGCGGTCAGCTTTTCTTCGGGTGAGGTGTGGGCAATGACGAACTGCGTAAAGGGCAAATAGCTCAGGGTTTGGCCGGTGGGCAGCCGGGTGCGAGCCAGCCGCTGCAAGCGCTCGGCCCAGTAGATGGCTAGGGTCTGGGCCGTGGAGGTGGCGCTGTAGTTCAGGTTCCAGCCGCGCAGCACCTCGATGGCCGCCGCCGTGCCCTCGGGTGCCGTGCCGCCGGGCGCATCGATGGTCAGTTGATAATCATTAAACAGCGCAGGCAGCAGCTCCTCGAAGCCCGCTAGGTGCGGGTCATCGGCCGCGACAATAAGGGTATCCAGCGTGAACGCTTTCTTGCGGCTCAGCACCCGCACGGCGTTGATGCCGCGGTAGTTCTCGGCGTCGGGGCCATGTACGGCGGGTAGCTCAGGCGCTCGGGGCTGCTGCCGGGGCCCGCCACGGTGTAGGGCGTCGAGTTGCAGTTCTGGATGAAGCCGCTGGCCGGGTTTTTCACCTGCACCAGCTCTTCCACCTTGTGCAGGCCCTGCCATTCGGTGGCCTTGGTGCTGCCGTCCACGGGCTGGTTCCAGTCGTAGCCGGCGGGGCGGCGGGGCATGAAGTTGCCGTGCCAGTAGGCAATGGTGCCGGTGTTATCGGCAAAAACGGTGTTGTTCGAGGCGTTGCCGTTCAGGCGCATCACCTCCCGGAAACTGGCGTAGTCGTGCGCCTTGGTGCGCAGGTAGCTCTGCTCTAGGGCTTCGAGCGGCGTGTCCATCATTTTCACGGTCACCCACTTATCACCCTGCTGGCCCACCACCGGGCCGTGCGGCGTGCGGTAGGTGGTGAAGGTGCGCCGCAGGCGCTGGCCATCTTTCACGTAGCGCAGGCTCAGCGTATCGGTGGGCAGCGGCAGCTGCTTGCCGTCGTACAGGTACACGTACTTGCCATCCTGGCTGGTCACCGTTTCGAGATACTCATCCATCGAGTCGGCCTGGCTGGAGGTGTGCATCCAGCCACATTTCTCATTAAAGCCTTGGTAGATAAAGAACTGGCCCCACGTCACGGCGCCGTAGGCATTGAGGCCGGCGGCACTGGTCATCTGCACCTCCGAGCGGAAGTAGAACGAGGTGTGGGGGTTGATGAGCAGCAGCGGGTGGCCGCTGGCACTCTTGCTAGCCCCAATAGCGAAGCCGTTGGAGCCCACGGGCTCGTCGTCGGCCCGCAGCGGGTCGGCCTTGGGAAAGGGCGCCTGCCAGGAAGTCTTTTTCGGCTGACTATAAAACGCCTTGAGCCGGTCGAGCGGCACCACGCTCACGTTGCCCCCAATGCTGCCTTCGCTAAAAAGCAGCGGCATCCAGGGCTGAAAGCGGTGCAGCAGCCGGGGCTTCACGGTGGGGTGCGTGGCTAGGTAGTAGTTGGTGCCGTCGGCAAAGGCGTGCAGCAAGTCCTTCATCCAGCGCGGACTGCGCTGGTAGATACCCACGGCCCGCGCCGAATCGAGAAACAGGCGCTGGCGCAAATCTTCGTACAAGGCGGCCTCGCCCTGCACCTCGGCCTGGCGGCCCAGCGCCGTGATGTAATTGTCTTCGACCCGCGCAAAATCGTCTTCGCACTGCGTATAAAGCAGGCCAAATACGGCGTCGGCGTCGGTTTTGCCCGTGATGTGGGGCACGCCCCAGGTATCGCGCACAATGTGCACGCGCTGAGCCTGCCGCTGCCAGCGGGCGGTTTCGGCGGGGGTAAAGGTTTGGGCGCCAGCCTCGCCGGCGGCCAGCAGCACTAGGAGCGGGTAGAGTTTTCGCATCAGCAATCGGGCTATTTCCCTGAGTTTGCGCAAGGGACGCCCTAGCCGCAAGTTAGGTTGCCCACGGCGCCGGCGCCTGGCAGTCGCTACCCATCGGCTACCAGGCGCCCAGCGTTGGCCCTAGCGCAGGGCGGGCAGCAGCGTTTTTTTCAGGTACGCAGCGCTCTGGGCGATGCTCTGGTAAGCATCCATCCCGAAGTTTTCCTGCTCCATAAAAATATGCTGGAGGCCGGCCGTGCTGGCTAGGGCAAAGATTTTGCGGAAGTCAATCGAGCCCGCGCCTACTTCAGTATTCAGCTCGGGCTTGGCCTTGTCCATGTCCTTAACGTGCCACAGCGGAAAGCGCCTGGGGTGCGCCTGCATGAGCTTCACGGGGTCTTGGCCGGCGCGCACCACCCAGTAGAGGTCCAGCTCAAAATCGACCAGCTTGGGGTCGGTTTCCCGCAGCAGCACGTCGAAAAGCGTGGTGCCACTTAGGGGCTTAAACTCGAAGTCGTGGTTGTGGTAGCCTAGCCGCAGGCCCGCCGCCTGGCACAGCTTGCCCGCCTGGTTGAGCCGGGCCGCCAGGGTCTTAAAATCGGCCACCGACGTGCGCAGCTTCTCATCGAGGTGGGGCACAATGAGGTAGCGCTGCCCGCAGCCCCTGGCCGCCTCGATGCAGGGCTGCAGCGACGCGGCCTGGCCGTCGCGCATAAACTCGCCCACCTCGTAGTGCCCGCTGGATGTGCTCAGGCCATGAGCCGCCAGGGCGGCCTTAAACTCGGCCGGCGTGAGGCCCCAAAAGTGCTTCTCCGGGCTGTAGCCGTAGGTTTCGACTTCCTGGTAGCCGGCTTTGGCCACCTTGGCTAGGGTGCCTTTCACGTCGGCGCCGATGGTTTCGCGCAGCGAATACAGCTGGATACCGATTTTTGGCGGGGTCGGGGCCGCCAGCAGCAGGCTGGGCCGGGCGCAGGCCACGGCCGCTAGGGCCCCGGCTTGCTTCAAAAAATTGCGACGGTGGGTCATGGGGTCAGGCTAGGTGGTTTTCAGGTTTTGCTTCTTCTGCTCACGCACCGCGTGGTCTACGGCGCGGGCCGTGAGGGCCATGTAGGTGAGCGAGGGGTTCTGGGTCGAGGTTGAGGTCATGGCCGCGCCGTCAGTCACGTACACGTTGGGGCAGGCGTGCAGCTGGTTCCACTTATTGAGCATCGACGTTTTGGGGTCGGTGCCCATGCGCACACCGCCCATCTCGTGAATGTCGAGGCCGGGCGCCTGGTGCGAGTCGTTGGTTTTGATGTTACTGAAGCCCGCCTGGGTAAACATCTCCGTAAACTGGTCGAAGAAATCCTGCTTCATCTTGGCGTCGTTGTCGTCGTAGGCCACTGAAATCGAGAGCAGCGGCATGCCCCACTCATCCTTGCGGCTAGGGTCGAGGCGCACGTAGTTGGTTTCCTTCGGAATAGTTTCACCCATCATGCCCGCCCCGATGTACCAGGGGCTTAGGGCCGGCTTTTCGAGCTGGTGCTTGAGGTCGGCGCCGAAGCCTTGCTGAGGCTGCACCCGGCCGCGCGAGGCGCCAAAGCTGGTAGCGTAGCCGCGCAAAAAATCGGTTTCCTGCCGAAACACGTTGCGGAAGCGCGGAATGTAGCCGCCGCCCGCCGGGTTGCGCCCGTCGGTGGTAAACTCTTTTAGGCCCTCGTACTCAGCAAAGACCCTGGCGCTGTAGTTGTGAAAGGCCACATACTTGCCCAGCACGCCGCTGTCGTTGCCCAGCCCATTGGGGAAGCGGCTTGAAGTCGAGTTCAGCAGCAGCAAATTGGTATTCAGCGCGCCCGCATTCACAAACAGCACCGGCGCATAGTAGTACTCCGTGGTCGCCTTGGTATGCGCGTCGATGACGCGGATGCCGGTGGCGCGGCCCTGCTGCTCGTCGTACAAAATGCTTTGCACCACCAAATCGGGGCTAGCGTGAGGTGGCCCGACTTCTGGGCCCACGGCAGGGTCGAGGAGTTGCTGCTGAAATAGCCGCCAAACGGGCAGCCGCGCTGGCACAGCGTGCGGTTCTGGCACTGCACCCGCCCCTGCTCGTAGTGAATGGGTTGCGGCTTTGACAAATGCGCGCAGCGCGCACTGATAACGTGGCGGTCGGGATGGCTTTTCTGGAGCTTGACCCGGAAGTAGTCTTCTACCGCGTTGAGCGGGAAGCCGGGCATAAACTCGCCATCGGGCAGGGTGGCTAGCCCATCGCGGTTGCCGCTGATGCCCGCAAACTTCTCCACGTGGCTGTACCACGGCGCCAGGTCGTCGTAGCCAATCGGCCAGGGCACGGCAAAGCCATCGCGGCTAGGCCCCTCAAAATCGTACTTGCTCCAGCGCTGAGTTTGGCGGGCCCACAGCAGCGACTTGCCGCCCACCTGGTAGCCCCGAATCCAGTCAAACGGCTTTTCCTGCACGTAGGGGTGCTCGGCGTCCTTCACGACGAAGTGCATGGCGTCTTCCTTAAATACGTAGCAGCGGCTGGCAATGGGGTTGGCCTGCTGCACGTCGTAGGGCACCTTGCCGCCGTGGGCAAATTCCCAGGGGCTCATGTTGGTAGTCGGGTAGTCCTTGTTGTGCACCACGTTGCGGCCGCGCTCCACCACCAGCGTTTTTAGGCCTTTGTCAGTTAGCTCTTTAGCGGCCCAGCCGCCGCTCATGCCCGAGCCAATGACAATGGCGTCGAACGTGCGGGCCTTGATGCTGTCGATATTAAGATTGGCCATGGTGCGGAACGGCTAAATTGACTTTGCTCACTGGAAAATACCCGTCGTAGCGCCCCGGCACCAGTTCGTACACGACCTGCTTGGTCATGAAATACTTGCTGCCCGTGTAGCCATCTATAGCTAGCTGCCGCGCCGCCCGGTAAAAGGCCCCTAGCGCCTCGCTGAACTGCGCGGGCTGCTGGTCGAGGCGCTGCAGCAGCGCCGTGCGCTGGGCCGCCGTGCTCGCCTCAAACGACTGCCCTAGCTGCCGGGTGGCGGCTGCATCGAGCTGCCCCAGGCCGGCCACGAAGGTTTGCTGGTCCTTGGGTGGGGTGCAGTCATCCAGCATTTTCAGCACGTAGAGGTGCAGGCCCAGGTCTTTGGCGCCCGGCGTAGCAGTGCGCGGAATGAGCGTTTCGCAAACTTCGGCCAGCAGCTTTTCCTGGCGGGCGCTTAGCACCAAGTGCTTTAACGGATACGAAGCGGTTTGCTCATCGTGGCTCTGCGAGAGGCAGCCGGGCAGCAGCGCAGCCGCCCCCGCCACTAGGGTGAGGTGCCGGACCGCTAATCGCCGATTCATCATGCGGGTGGGAAAAGGATGGAGGCCGCAAAATACACCCAATAGTCGCTGCCGCACGCTCCGTTACCCGCTGTCATTAGCCCTCCCCACCTATTTTTTCACTAAAATGCTCCCCCTAAGGCTGGCTTGCGGCCAGCAAAGCCAGCCTTCCGGCTACTCCCGTTGCCCAGGGCTAATTTTGCGGTGGCAGGCCTCGTTGCAGAGGCCGCCTTTGGCAGCAGCACCGGGCTGTAGAGGCATAAAAAAAGCTCAGAGACATTATCCCTGAGCTTTCCAACCAAAACACCTTAAAAAACTATTCTTTCACGTTAGGTACAACAAACAACCCGGCAAAAGATTCCGGCGACGCGCGAATTTTCTTATCCGGTCGGAATAAAAAACTGATTCTCAACACGTGAAAAATATAAATAGCTCCACTTCGGCTCCTAACCCCGCCTTCATGCGCGAAGCCATCCGGCTTTCGCTGGAGAAAATGCAGGCTGGTTTCGGCGGCCCCTTTGGCGCGGTGGTGGTAAAAGACGGCCAGATAATCGCGCGCGGCTTCAACCAGGTCACGACCACCCACGACCCCACCTGCCACGCCGAGGTCGATGCCATTCGCAAGGCTTGCCAGGCGCTGGGCACCTTCCAGCTCGAGGGCTGCGACCTCTACACCTCATGCGAGCCCTGCCCCATGTGCCTGGGCGCCATCTACTGGGCGCGGCCGGCTAGGGTGTTCTACGCCAATACCAAGGCCGATGCGGCCGCTATTGGCTTCGACGACCAGTTTATCTACGATGAAATCGAGAAGCCGCTGGCCGAGCGCCAATTGCCCATGCAGCAGTTTTTGCGCGCCGAAGCGCTGGTGTCGTTTCAGGCCTGGGCCGCTCAGGAAGGCCGCCCCGCTTACTAGGCGCTTCTAGGCAATTATGGCCGTTGCCTCGATTTCTACCAGTAGGCGCGGGTCGATGAGCGCTGCCACCTGAACCATTGTCGTAACGGGACAAATTTCCCCAAATACTTCGCCGTGGGCCCGCCCTACGGCTTCCCACCGAGTAATATCCGTGACGAAAATGCGGGTGCGCACTACGTGCCGCAGGGTAGCGCCGGCCTCCTGGAGGGCGGCCGCTATTTTTTCAAAAATCCGCTTGGCCTGCGTGTATTCATCATGGCCAGTAATGGATGCTCCATCCTGCGCGGTGGTTCCCGCTACCTCCACTACCTGCCCCACGCGCACAGCGCGCGAGTAGCCCACCGTGGCTTCCCAGGGTGCGCCGGATGCAATAAGCTGTCGCATTTAGAAGTTTGTTAAAAGTAAAGCTAGCCAGCGCCAAGCCGGGCTCTTACTCCGATACCGGCAGCTCAAACAGGCTAACGGTGGCGTTGTGATAATGCGCCGGCAGGCCGGCCGTGTCGGTGAGGGTGGCTAGCCCCAGGTACGTGAACCCGCACGCGGTGTAGTGCGCAATGAGGCCGTGGTTTTCCCCCACGGTATCCAGGCGCACAAACTTTTTGTGGTGCTGCCGGGCGTAGTCTCGGGCCCAGGCCACAATAGCCGCGACTAGGCTTTGACCCCGAAAGTCGGGGTTGGTGGCAATGCGGTGGATATACACGGCGGGGTCAGCATTTTTCGCGCCCCAAATCTGCGGGTCGTCAAACGTGATGGCCCACACGCAGGCAATGGCATCGCCCACCAGCAGTTTCCACTGGCGGCCTTCGGCTAGCTCCTGCGCCACCATCTCGCGGTCAAAATCAGGCCACACCACGGTGCCCTTCACGGCAACCTGGTAAGCAGTGGCTAGCCGGTAGAGCCGGAAAATCTCGTCGATATCAGCCGGCGTGCTGGGTAGTAGTTGCGTGCTGGAAGTAGAATCAGCCATGTGCGTAACGGCAAAAAATCGGACTAAAAGATGGGTAAAAACAAAGCACCCGCTACCCCTGGCGGGATAACGGGTGCAAGCTACTCTACTACTCGCCGGCCGGGCGCTGGCTACACATCCAGCTTGGCGTATTTGGCATTCTGCTCGATAAAGTCGCGGCGCGGGGCTACTTCGTCGCCCATCAGCATCGAGAAGAGGTGGTCCGACTCGGCGGCCGACTCGACCGTTACCTGCTTCAGGGTGCGGGTTTCGGGCTGCATGGTGGTGGTCCAGAGCTGCTCGGCGTTCATTTCACCAAGGCCTTTGTAGCGCTGCACGTTCACGGTTTCGGGGCGGCCACGGCCTAGCTCCTCGGTGGCAGCGGCGCGGTCGTCTTCGGTCCAGCAGTAGCGCTCTTCCTTGCCGCGCTTCACGAGGTAGAGCGGCGGCAGGGCGATGTAAATGTGCCCCTGGTCCACCAGCTGGCGCATGTAGCGGAAGAAGAACGTGAGAATGAGCGTGCGAATGTGCGAGCCGTCAATATCCGCATCGGTCATGATGATGATTTTGTGGTAGCGCAGCTTGTCGAAGTTCAGCGGGCCGGTTTCGTTGCCCTCGTCGTCGGTGCCGAAAGCCAGCGACTTGCGCTCGTTGAACGTGACGCCGAGCGCGGTAATCATGTTCTTGATTTCCTCGTTTTCCAGAATCTTGTGCTCCTGGGCTTTCTCCACGTTCAGAATCTTGCCGCGCAGGGGCAAAATAGCCTGAAACGCCCGGTTGCGGCCCTGCTTGGCGGTGCCGCCGGCCGAGTCACCTTCCACTAGGTACAGCTCGCACACCTCGGGGTCCGAGTCGGAGCAGTCGGCGAGCTTGCCGGGCAAGGAGTTGGAGCCCAGCACGTTCTTGCGCTGCACCATGTCCTTGGCCTTGCGGGCGGCGATGCGGGCCTTGGCGGCCAGTATCACCTTGTCCATGATGCGGTTGGCCTGGCTAGGGTTTTCTTCCAGGTACTGCGTCAGAATTTCGCCCACCACGGTGTTCACCGCGCCGCTCACCTCCGAGTTGCCGAGCTTAGTCTTGGTCTGGCCCTCAAACTGCGGCTCCTGCACCTTCACCGAAATAACGGCGGTGAGGCCCTCGCGGAAGTCATCACCGGTAATTTCCACCTTGGCCTTCTCGAACAGCTGCTTCTTGTCGCCATACGCTTTCAGCACCCGCGTAACGGCCGAGCGGAAGCCGCCCACGTGGGTGCCTCCCTCAATGGTGTTGATGTTATTGACGTAGGAATAGACGTTTTCCTGGTACGAGGTATTGTACTGCAAGGCCACCTCGACCGGCGTGCCGCCCTTCTCGCTCTCCACGTAAATGGGCTCGGCCAGCAGCGAAGGCCGCTCGGTGCCATCAAGGTACTGCACGAAGTCGCGCAGGCCGCCCTGCGAGTAAAATTCCTCGTAGCGGAAGCCCTCGGCATCGACGTGCCCCACGGCCGCATCGCCCACGGGCTTCTCGCGGCGGTCGGTGAGGGTAATGCGGATGCCCTTGTTTAGAAACGACAAGTCGCGCAGGCGGCTGGCGATAGTGGCGTAGCGGTACTCCGTTTCCGAGAAGATGCTCGGGTCGGGCAAGAACTGCACTTCCGTGCCGTGCTCGTCGGTATCGCCGATTTCCTTCACCGGGTACAGCGGGTGCCCGATGGTGTATTCCTGCTTATACACGTGGCCCTTGCGGCGCACGGTCACTTTAAGCTCGGTGCTGAGCGCGTTTACGCAGCTCACGCCCACGCCGTGCAAGCCGCCCGATACTTTGTACGAGTCTTTGTCAAACTTGCCGCCGGCGTGCAGCACGGTCAGCACTACTTCGAGGGCCGAGCGGCCTTCCTTGGCGTGCCAATCTACGGGAATACCCCGGCCGTTATCGCGGACGGTAACTGAGTTATTTTCGTTAATCGTGACCTGAATCAGGTCGCAGTGCCCGGCTAGGGCCTCATCAATGGAGTTATCGACTACTTCCCACACCAAGTGGTGCAGGCCCTTGATACCCGTGTCGCCGATGTACATGCTGGGGCGCTTGCGCACCGCCTCCAGCCCTTCCAGCACCTGAATGCTATCGGCCGAGTAGTCGGCGGGGGCTTTCTTTTCTACTACTTCACTCATGCGAGAGAGGGGGTTAAACCGACCGGAAATACGGTCAGGAAGAGAACATCCAAAGGTACTCTTTTAGCTCCATTCAGCCTAGCTTTCGCCCACCTTTTTCAGGGTATTTTCACCCCTAAAAAAAGCCCCTGCCGAGGTCGGCAGAGGCCTTTTTTATGACTTCACAAGTCCATTGGGCAAGCTAAAAAAGCGTGGCCCCAATTGGATTCGAACCAATGACCGGCTACTTAGAAGGTAGCTGCTCTATCCAGCTGAGCTATGGGGTCAAATCCAGTGCAAAAAGTGTCGGGGTGGCAGGATTCGAACCTACGACCTCCTGCTCCCAAAGCAGGCGCGATACCGGGCTACGCTACACCCCGAAAAACTGAATCAAAAACTAAGTATTTCAACCCAATTTCTGGTTCCAAACTCCCCCTTTAAAGAAACATGCGCAGAAAAAGGCAATGCCTTTCCTTGGCTGAATACTCCGCTTGAGTGGGGCAAAGGTACGCCACGGCTGCTAAGCGGGCAAGCTACCGGCATGACCTACCCCCGCGAGTACTGCCTACTCTTGCCTGCAACAACTAGTAATCAGCGGGCCCAGCTCGCTCGGAAGCCTTGCCACTTATCCGTCTAAGGCGATAACTAAGAGCCAAATTATCATGGCACAAATCGCCAGCATCCTTTCCGAAGTTATAGTAGCTACAAAAATTTTTCATTGTGCCCTAACTGGCAGCGGTGAAGACAGTGTTTTATGTATTTCTACTGTAAAATGCTTCTAATCAACTACTTTATACCATGCTTAGCAAACAGAAATTTTCCACTCAAACGGGCAATTGCAACATCAATCGTCATCCTGTGTTCATAAGTGAGTACTTACTCACAAAATATATTACATTGCATAAAAAAAGAAGCATCATGGAAACCATCATCAAATATCTCGCCCATCACTGGCATCTGAGCGCCGCTCAGTATTGGCAATTGCGGCTGCTGGTTGCCATTTCCTTGGTACCGTTTCTGGCCTTTGTTTATATCATGCTCATTGATAAAAGAACTCGTTTTTTTGAGAGCCTACGCCGCGCAGGGAGAAGTAATCCGCGTCCGACGAGACTTTTCACCAGTAGCTAAGCTAGCCGGCAGGCACTAATTCTCACGGTTATTGTGAGCGAAATACGGGCTAGGCAGCACTCTATGGCTGGCTATACCTGGTCTGGCCTTCCAGTGCGGGGGCGTATCCCTATTCCCGGCAAGCAACGTTGCTTATACCGCCACCGGCGTGGGTGGCATCGCACATTTGCCAAACGAAAAAGCCTCAAACACGGTGCTTATGCACTGTATTTGAGGCTTTTCGCGGAGAAGGGGGGTCTCGCGTTTCTACACACTTACCAGCAGTTACCACTAGCAAACAAGCACTTAGCAGCATCTTTTACCTACCTGCTACTTGTCCTTGTCGCTAGTTGTCGTCCTTTTCTGGGTGCAAAAAGTCGAGTGCACCCACTTGCCCCCAGGCATTGAGGAAAAGCGGCCCGTAGCGTTCGAGCGTATCGTAGCCGTAGACGCTGGCTCCGCCCAAATGACCCAGGGCTGCCTCCTTCAGGTTGTGGTCGCCGCCGCTGCCCCAGAGCACCATATCGGCGCCGACGTGGCGCGGGGTGTGGGTCGAGACG
The genomic region above belongs to Hymenobacter sp. BRD128 and contains:
- a CDS encoding RidA family protein yields the protein MRQLIASGAPWEATVGYSRAVRVGQVVEVAGTTAQDGASITGHDEYTQAKRIFEKIAAALQEAGATLRHVVRTRIFVTDITRWEAVGRAHGEVFGEICPVTTMVQVAALIDPRLLVEIEATAIIA
- a CDS encoding sugar phosphate isomerase/epimerase, which translates into the protein MTHRRNFLKQAGALAAVACARPSLLLAAPTPPKIGIQLYSLRETIGADVKGTLAKVAKAGYQEVETYGYSPEKHFWGLTPAEFKAALAAHGLSTSSGHYEVGEFMRDGQAASLQPCIEAARGCGQRYLIVPHLDEKLRTSVADFKTLAARLNQAGKLCQAAGLRLGYHNHDFEFKPLSGTTLFDVLLRETDPKLVDFELDLYWVVRAGQDPVKLMQAHPRRFPLWHVKDMDKAKPELNTEVGAGSIDFRKIFALASTAGLQHIFMEQENFGMDAYQSIAQSAAYLKKTLLPALR
- the gyrB gene encoding DNA topoisomerase (ATP-hydrolyzing) subunit B; protein product: MSEVVEKKAPADYSADSIQVLEGLEAVRKRPSMYIGDTGIKGLHHLVWEVVDNSIDEALAGHCDLIQVTINENNSVTVRDNGRGIPVDWHAKEGRSALEVVLTVLHAGGKFDKDSYKVSGGLHGVGVSCVNALSTELKVTVRRKGHVYKQEYTIGHPLYPVKEIGDTDEHGTEVQFLPDPSIFSETEYRYATIASRLRDLSFLNKGIRITLTDRREKPVGDAAVGHVDAEGFRYEEFYSQGGLRDFVQYLDGTERPSLLAEPIYVESEKGGTPVEVALQYNTSYQENVYSYVNNINTIEGGTHVGGFRSAVTRVLKAYGDKKQLFEKAKVEITGDDFREGLTAVISVKVQEPQFEGQTKTKLGNSEVSGAVNTVVGEILTQYLEENPSQANRIMDKVILAAKARIAARKAKDMVQRKNVLGSNSLPGKLADCSDSDPEVCELYLVEGDSAGGTAKQGRNRAFQAILPLRGKILNVEKAQEHKILENEEIKNMITALGVTFNERKSLAFGTDDEGNETGPLNFDKLRYHKIIIMTDADIDGSHIRTLILTFFFRYMRQLVDQGHIYIALPPLYLVKRGKEERYCWTEDDRAAATEELGRGRPETVNVQRYKGLGEMNAEQLWTTTMQPETRTLKQVTVESAAESDHLFSMLMGDEVAPRRDFIEQNAKYAKLDV
- a CDS encoding gluconate 2-dehydrogenase subunit 3 family protein, yielding MMNRRLAVRHLTLVAGAAALLPGCLSQSHDEQTASYPLKHLVLSARQEKLLAEVCETLIPRTATPGAKDLGLHLYVLKMLDDCTPPKDQQTFVAGLGQLDAAATRQLGQSFEASTAAQRTALLQRLDQQPAQFSEALGAFYRAARQLAIDGYTGSKYFMTKQVVYELVPGRYDGYFPVSKVNLAVPHHGQS
- a CDS encoding penicillin acylase family protein yields the protein MRKLYPLLVLLAAGEAGAQTFTPAETARWQRQAQRVHIVRDTWGVPHITGKTDADAVFGLLYTQCEDDFARVEDNYITALGRQAEVQGEAALYEDLRQRLFLDSARAVGIYQRSPRWMKDLLHAFADGTNYYLATHPTVKPRLLHRFQPWMPLLFSEGSIGGNVSVVPLDRLKAFYSQPKKTSWQAPFPKADPLRADDEPVGSNGFAIGASKSASGHPLLLINPHTSFYFRSEVQMTSAAGLNAYGAVTWGQFFIYQGFNEKCGWMHTSSQADSMDEYLETVTSQDGKYVYLYDGKQLPLPTDTLSLRYVKDGQRLRRTFTTYRTPHGPVVGQQGDKWVTVKMMDTPLEALEQSYLRTKAHDYASFREVMRLNGNASNNTVFADNTGTIAYWHGNFMPRRPAGYDWNQPVDGSTKATEWQGLHKVEELVQVKNPASGFIQNCNSTPYTVAGPGSSPERLSYPPYMAPTPRTTAASTPCGC
- a CDS encoding penicillin acylase family protein; the encoded protein is MRVLSRKKAFTLDTLIVAADDPHLAGFEELLPALFNDYQLTIDAPGGTAPEGTAAAIEVLRGWNLNYSATSTAQTLAIYWAERLQRLARTRLPTGQTLSYLPFTQFVIAHTSPEEKLTALAETQAELKRDFGSWQVPWGEVNRYQRLTGQINETFDDTQHSRPVAFTSSAWGSLAAFGAHTWPGTKKRYGYVGNSFVAVVEFGPRVVARSVVTGGASSQPASPHFTDQAPLYCEGRFKDVWFYPEDVQQHVEKSYHPGE
- a CDS encoding nucleoside deaminase — protein: MREAIRLSLEKMQAGFGGPFGAVVVKDGQIIARGFNQVTTTHDPTCHAEVDAIRKACQALGTFQLEGCDLYTSCEPCPMCLGAIYWARPARVFYANTKADAAAIGFDDQFIYDEIEKPLAERQLPMQQFLRAEALVSFQAWAAQEGRPAY
- a CDS encoding GNAT family N-acetyltransferase — encoded protein: MADSTSSTQLLPSTPADIDEIFRLYRLATAYQVAVKGTVVWPDFDREMVAQELAEGRQWKLLVGDAIACVWAITFDDPQIWGAKNADPAVYIHRIATNPDFRGQSLVAAIVAWARDYARQHHKKFVRLDTVGENHGLIAHYTACGFTYLGLATLTDTAGLPAHYHNATVSLFELPVSE